In the genome of Plasmodium chabaudi chabaudi strain AS genome assembly, chromosome: 6, one region contains:
- a CDS encoding Tat binding protein 1(TBP-1)-interacting protein, putative, translating to MLKNEKKSKNKNTNQIEKSNKKSQKINVEDTNKTSINESNSAIKSLEINDNDQTKTNELPALNSKLDTPNKNDNKTNLKKRKNNKKEKLKPNEDTIMYDQLTDDKNEQNIKDEKKKNKKKKLNDKTEINQCEKNEQNNNDHNLQPDITQIINKEKDTIFMDIKEREEAKENCVDNSCATVKKTKTNNRNNNKSKNTKEKNVKLVTQNVEITNLIKQDQTKDTSFINNDDNNKGSEPVPLLENEKDAKPKKNINSAKLKNTNEKRGAKEKNDIDHSKKKKKKETHKINDKTEQDKVKTMALDSISKQNSPTKNEASKEIVEDDNLKMATTGCSNSSLNAQTKLSQNVTENKLVEPEKGKSKKKEKTKQNENDKIKQNETKEDSKIEIQDNQTSAEETKNNEEMEIYSNDQEKVNEKEKKKDKDVTEIKKINKKEELNKGKPIKIVLSDTDAKEKIYKYMRQTNRPYSVINVYDNLHGMISKNSVQKLMDELSIEKKLQCKEYGKAKIYLINQKEFESLNVEEINKLKNSIEVVKEEVELAKNCYNDLLKKKKKLIEDLDLIKNVNEYKKTLLQIEEEIHIYEEANKNCKISVDEIDTIKNNHGYLHSVWFKRKQLCIEIIKCIASLTEKDTQGVIYHLGIDTDEDVIPLNLYF from the coding sequence ATGCTGaaaaatgagaaaaaaagcaaaaacaaaaatacaaatcAAATAGAGAAaagcaataaaaaatctCAAAAGATAAATGTAGAAGACACAAATAAAACGAGCATTAACGAAAGTAATAGTGCGATAAAAAGTCTCGAAATCAATGATAATGACCAAACAAAAACGAATGAGTTGCCTGCCCTCAATAGCAAACTTGACACTCCTAACAAGAATGacaataaaacaaatttaaaaaagcgaaaaaataataaaaaggagAAATTAAAACCTAATGAAGATACAATAATGTATGATCAACTAACTGATGACaaaaatgaacaaaatataaaagacgaaaaaaaaaaaaataaaaaaaaaaaattaaatgataaaacgGAAATAAACCagtgtgaaaaaaatgaacaaaataataatgatcaTAATTTACAACCTGATATCacacaaattataaataaagaaaaggatacaatttttatggaTATCAAAGAAAGAGAAGAAGCAAAAGAAAATTGTGTTGATAATAGTTGTGCTACTGTGAAAAAAACTAAAACAAACAACCGAAATAATAACAAGAGTAAAAACACGAAAGAGAAAAATGTGAAATTAGTTACACAAAATGTAGAAATAACtaatttgataaaacaGGATCAAACAAAAGATACATCTTTTATCAacaatgatgataataataaaggtAGCGAACCAGTGCCACTACtggaaaatgaaaaagatgcAAAgcctaaaaaaaatatcaactctgcaaaattaaaaaatactaaTGAAAAAAGGGGTGCtaaggaaaaaaatgacaTTGAtcattcaaaaaaaaaaaaaaaaaaagaaactcataaaataaatgataaaactGAGCAAGATAAAGTTAAAACCATGGCCTTAGACAGTATAAGCAAACAAAATAGTCCTACTAAAAATGAGGCATCCAAAGAAATCGTTGAAGATgataatttgaaaatggCAACGACTGGTTGTTCGAATTCTTCATTAAATGCTCAAACTAAGTTATCACAAAATGTTACAGAAAATAAACTCGTAGAACCAGAAAAAGGgaaatcgaaaaaaaaagaaaaaacaaagcAGAACGAAAACGATAAAATTAAACAGAATGAAACCAAAGAAGATtcaaaaatagaaatacaAGATAATCAAACAAGTGCAGaggaaacaaaaaataatgaagaaatggaaatatattcaaatgaTCAGGAAAAAGTTAacgaaaaagaaaaaaaaaaggataaaGATGTAactgaaattaaaaaaataaataaaaaagaggAATTAAACAAAGGTAAACCAATCAAAATCGTTTTAAGTGATACAGATGCAAAAGAAAagatttataaatacatgAGACAAACAAATAGACCATATTCTGTTATTAATGTATATGATAATCTTCATGGAATGATTAGTAAAAATTCTGTTCAAAAACTAATGGATGAATTAagtattgaaaaaaaattacaatgTAAAGAATATGGAAaagcaaaaatatatttaataaatcaaaaagaATTTGAAAGTTTAAATGTAGAAGaaattaacaaattaaaaaacagTATTGAAGTAGTAAAAGAAGAGGTAGAGCTAgctaaaaattgttataatgatttattaaaaaaaaaaaaaaaattaattgaaGATTTGGATctcattaaaaatgtaaatgaatataaaaagactTTACTACAAATTGAAGAGGAAATACACATCTATGAAgaagcaaataaaaattgtaaaatatcTGTCGATGAAATTGAtaccataaaaaataatcatgGATATTTGCATTCCGTCTGgtttaaaagaaaacaattatgcattgaaattattaaatgtaTAGCTAGCTTAACAGAAAAAGATACACAAGGGGTCATTTATCATTTGGGAATTGACACCGATGAAGATGTTATTCCCCTCAATTTGTACTTTTAA
- a CDS encoding DNA-directed RNA polymerase III subunit RPC2, putative yields MRELFRIRGKKNTSNGDEKNEIKNNENNFPNSKEENSNGNIIKIKDEHKEEKKEDEYFKDEIRQNFDHTDNDSKCIKNFTLQSGYKKGESTMNELIDELNNNNYDQVINLRGEMNPYGKNGNINIQNQFAKDEKEINDKIDVLLETSDNYTNMYNQNYNNLTSEKNKKKIKISAAFGDNTSFEEFSKNQNYNYNPDLLVEEKDLADLVVKNSKHNQSIYENSKSINTLNEKWKLLPAYLKVKGLVKQHIESYNYFIKREIKTIMNATTNKIIKSDIDEHFYLEFLDISVGRPSIEENMIESNLTPQICRQRDLTYSAPIYVDVEYIKGNSIVTKNNVEIGRLPVMLRSDICVLNNKDENELMQLGECPYDPGGYFIVKGTERVLLMQEQLSKNRIIVEMDIKHNICATITSTTAESKSRCAIVYKNNKLYLKHNSFTEDIGVCIILRAMGYESDQEIFQMIGSHKMYLNGILLSLYDLYTENIKTNLDALLYIGKKIRPRLLAKGFFSSMKEKQVKNEKDIIEEGLDFLSRVLLSHIQQKSKYDFRNKARCICLMIRRVLDSANNKNELDDKDYYGNKRLELAGQLISLLFEDLYKRFYFTLKKQIDQTLSKYMQSSYNSKMKNNSSVGGNNNFSDNSYPDVFRNLPKDIITRGMQTAISTGNWNIKRFKMEKSGVSQVLSRLSFIACIGMMTRLNSQFEKGRKVSGPRALQPSQWGVLCPCDTPEGESCGLVKNLALMTHVTNDNENNENLIEILYTLGVEDSDSLTGEEMYKEGVFFVVLNGILLGVHRKPLKFMKRIRCLRRYGKIGEFVSIYDNFLHNAIYISTDGGRLCRPLIIVENGKSKLLNSHIKALESGEINFFDLLKSSVIEWIDVNEQNNLLIALNEKDINLNTTHLEIDPLTILGVVAGLIPYPNHNQSPRNTYQCAMGKQAIGSIGYNQFIRCDTLLYLLIYPQKPLVKSKTIEFINFEKLPAGQNAIVSVMSFCGYDIEDAIVMNKSSIDRGFGRCMSLRKHFIELKKYFNGSNDIVLPSPLSISKQQQMQKKSSKESNDNLANTKEDSRKSINSELKKYHSLDADGVVSIGYLLKEGQVYVNKYSPINVKDHVKDMSKLDLNDFKLSEVKYKSVYPSYVDKIIFTENGEGLKIYKIIMRQSRLPELGDKFSSRHGQKGVVGLLVNQEDMPFTESGICPDLIMNPHGFPSRMTVGKLLELVSSKSAVLDGEYKYGSIFSGTPFEEAAEVLFRYGFNWSCKELLYSGLTGEPLETYIFMGPIYYQKLKHMVQDKIHARSRGPRQLLTRQPTEGRSKEGGLRLGEMERDCLIAYGVSNLLLERLMLSSDVCDAYICEDCGMMGYDLCCTFCKKYDKNVVVKMPYACKLLFQELQTMNVFPKIIVKET; encoded by the coding sequence ATGAGGGAACTATTTAGGATAAGAGGGAAGAAAAATACATCAAATGGGGACGAAAagaatgaaataaaaaataatgaaaataattttcccAATTCAAAAGAGGAAAACTCAAATGGGaacataattaaaattaaggATGAAcataaagaagaaaaaaaggaagatgaatattttaaggATGAAATAAGGCAAAATTTTGATCATACCGATAATGATAgtaaatgtataaaaaattttacattACAATCTGGTTATAAAAAGGGAGAAAGTACAATGAATGAATTGATAgatgaattaaataataataattatgatcaAGTCATAAATTTAAGGGGGGAAATGAATCcatatggaaaaaatggtaatataaatatccaAAACCAATTTGCtaaagatgaaaaagaaataaatgataaaattgatGTATTATTAGAAACTAGTGATAATTATactaatatgtataatcaaaattataataatttaactagcgaaaaaaacaaaaaaaaaataaaaattagtGCTGCATTTGGGGATAACACAAGTTTTGAagaattttcaaaaaatcaaaattataactaTAATCCAGATTTATTGGTAGAAGAAAAAGATTTAGCAGATCttgttgtaaaaaattctAAACACAATCAAAgcatttatgaaaattctaaaagtataaatacattaaatgaaaaatggaaattatTACCAgcatatttaaaagtaaAGGGTTTAGTAAAGCAGCATATTGagtcatataattattttataaaaagagaaataaaaacaataatgaaTGCaacaacaaataaaattataaaatcagATATTGAtgaacatttttatttggaaTTTTTGGATATATCTGTTGGAAGACCATCtatagaagaaaatatgataGAATCAAATTTAACACCTCAGATATGTAGACAAAGAGATTTAACTTATTCTGCTCCGATATATGTAGATGtagaatatattaaagGTAATAGTAttgttacaaaaaataatgttgaAATTGGAAGATTACCAGTTATGTTAAGAAGTgatatatgtgtattaaataataaagatgaaaatgaattaatGCAATTAGGTGAATGTCCATATGATCCTGGaggatattttattgtaaaaGGTACTGAGAGGGTATTATTAATGCAAGAacaattatcaaaaaatcgAATTATTGTTGAAATGgatataaaacataatatatgtgcCACTATTACATCTACTACAGCAGAATCTAAAAGTAGATGTGctattgtttataaaaataataaattatatttaaaacataattCGTTTACAGAAGATATAGGGGTTTGTATTATCCTTCGAGCTATGGGTTATGAAAGTGATCaagaaatatttcaaatgaTTGGATCGCATAAAATGTACTTAAATGGTATACTACTTTCTTTATACGATTTATATacagaaaatataaaaaccaATTTAGatgcattattatatataggtAAAAAGATTCGACCAAGATTATTAGCTAAAGGGTTTTTTAGTTCAATGAAAGAGAAACAggtaaaaaatgaaaaagatataattgAAGAGGGATTAGATTTTTTAAGTCGtgttttattatcacatatacaacaaaaaagtaaatatgATTTTCGAAACAAAGCTAGATGTATCTGTCTCATGATTAGAAGAGTGTTAGATAgtgcaaataataaaaatgaattagaTGACAAAGATTATTATGGTAATAAAAGATTAGAATTAGCTGGTCAATTAATATCATTACTTTTTGaagatttatataaaaggttttattttactttaaaaaaacaaattgaTCAAACACTgagtaaatatatgcaaagtAGTTATAActcaaaaatgaaaaataatagtagtGTTGgtggaaataataatttttctgaTAATTCTTATCCAGATGTATTTAGAAATTTACcaaaagatataataaCAAGAGGAATGCAAACAGCTATATCTACTGGAAATTGGAACATAAAAAGatttaaaatggaaaaaagtGGTGTATCTCAAGTCCTTTCTcgtttatcatttattgcATGTATAGGTATGATGACAAGATTAAATTCGCAATTTGAAAAAGGGCGAAAGGTTAGTGGTCCTAGAGCTTTACAGCCATCTCAATGGGGAGTACTATGCCCATGTGATACACCTGAAGGAGAATCCTGTGGTttagtaaaaaatttagCATTAATGACACATGTAAcaaatgataatgaaaataatgagaACTTAATAGAAATTCTTTATACATTAGGAGTAGAAGATAGTGATAGTTTAACTGGTGAAGAAATGTATAAAGAGggtgttttttttgttgtatTGAATGGTATATTATTAGGGGTTCATAGAAAACCTCttaaatttatgaaaagaATTAGATGCTTAAGAAGGTATGGAAAAATAGGAGAATTTGTGTCgatatatgataattttttacataatgcaatttatatatcaaCAGATGGAGGCAGATTATGTAGACCATTAATAATTGtagaaaatggaaaatctaaattattaaattcacATATTAAAGCATTAGAATCTGgagaaataaatttttttgatttattaaaaagttcTGTGATAGAATGGATAGATGtaaatgaacaaaataatttactaATAGccttaaatgaaaaagatattaatttaaatacaaCACATTTAGAAATTGATCCGCTAACAATTTTAGGAGTAGTAGCAGGATTAATACCCTACCCAAATCATAACCAAAGTCCTAGAAACACATATCAATGTGCTATGGGAAAACAAGCTATAGGCTCTATTGGATATAATCAATTTATTAGATGTGATACACTTTTgtatttgttaatatatccTCAAAAGCCATTAGTAAAATCGAAAACTAttgaatttattaattttgaaaaactCCCAGCTGGACAAAATGCAATTGTATCTGTTATGAGTTTTTGTGGATATGATATTGAAGATGCAATAGTTATGAACAAATCATCAATAGATCGAGGATTTGGTAGATGTATGTCTTTAagaaaacattttatagaattaaaaaaatatttcaatgGTTCCAATGATATAGTTCTCCCTTCTCCTCTTTCAATAAGCAAACAACAacaaatgcaaaaaaaatctaGTAAAGAATCAAATGATAACTTAGCAAATACAAAAGAAGATTCTAGAAAATCTATAAATAGTGAGCTAAAGAAATATCATTCATTAGATGCAGATGGAGTTGTATCTATAggttatttattaaaagagGGTCAAGtatatgttaataaatattcaccAATAAATGTAAAAGATCATGTAAAAGATATGAGCAAATTAGatttaaatgattttaaattaaGTGAAGTAAAATACAAAAGTGTTTATCCTTCCTAtgttgataaaataatatttacagAAAATGGAGAAGgcttaaaaatatataaaattattatgagaCAATCTAGGTTACCAGAATTAGGTGATAAATTTAGTTCAAGACATGGACAAAAAGGGGTTGTTGGATTGTTGGTAAATCAAGAAGATATGCCATTTACTGAATCAGGAATATGCCCTGATTTAATTATGAACCCTCATGGATTTCCATCACGTATGACAGTAGGTAAACTTCTTGAACTTGTTTCATCTAAATCTGCTGTTTTAGATGgggaatataaatatgggTCAATTTTTAGTGGGACACCATTTGAAGAAGCAGCTGAGGTTTTATTTAGATATGGTTTTAATTGGTCATGCaaagaattattatattcaggATTAACAGGAGAACCATTagaaacatatatttttatgggtccaatatattatcagaaattaaaacatatgGTTCAAGATAAAATTCATGCTAGATCTCGAGGTCCTAGGCAATTATTAACACGACAACCAACTGAAGGTCGATCAAAAGAAGGAGGATTAAGACTTGGTGAAATGGAAAGAGATTGCTTAATTGCATATGGTGTTAGTAACTTATTACTTGAAAGGCTTATGTTAAGTAGTGATGTTTGTGATGCTTATATTTGTGAAGATTGTGGAATGATGGGTTATGATTTGTGTTGcacattttgtaaaaaatatgacaaAAATGTTGTTGTCAAAATGCCATATGCCTGTAAACTTCTTTTCCAAGAGTTACAGACTATGAATGTATTCCCGAAAATTATTGTAAAGgaaacataa
- a CDS encoding rhodanese like protein, putative, which produces MNKCFSRIFYYSQYTLLERPKYVPPLLRNKWQYLRTCSSMKEPKNSCLIETHELYDLIKSKKKYLLFDVSWYNIKNNKKNNEYTNDDDNLEKIESSINFNSNIRLNQDLNIPSFSFPTQSEFFSYLRELLIRHETLTNVNSLENIPFIFYEKDDIFYSPRIWFIFKIFGFNNVKILNGGLNKWLSEGKYVISQNETEHNHNNSTLDKERIKHIDQMIEEHLIKNKENIKTNLKKNIYNYSDIENYIAQKENNKLKTTILIDTRPNASFSSLLLLNDKKTKINNHIPFSINIPYHYFINSNQELYKYLTFKSKLELKNICNAHGILNEQNVIIATCNKGITACILIYILYHLNAPFSNLILYNGSFSEYKYYKHNIS; this is translated from the coding sequence ATGAACAAATGTTTCTCcagaatattttattactcACAATACACATTGCTTGAGAGGCCAAAATATGTGCCACCACTTTTACGAAATAAATGGCAATACTTGAGAACATGTAGCTCAATGAAAGAACCAAAAAATAGTTGTTTAATTGAAACTCATGAACTATACGATCTTataaaaagcaaaaaaaaatatttactgTTTGACGTTAGTtggtataatataaaaaataataaaaaaaataatgagtATACTaatgatgatgataatCTCGAAAAAATAGAATCAAGTATCAATTTTAATTCAAACATTCGTTTAAATCAAGATTTGAATATTCCTTCCTTTTCATTTCCAACTCAATCTGAATTTTTTAGTTACCTTAGAGAATTACTGATAAGACATGAAACACTAACAAATGTTAATTCATTAGAAAATATTcctttcatattttatgaaaaagatgacattttttattctccAAGAATTTggttcatttttaaaatatttggttttaataatgtgaaaattttaaatggtggtttaaataaatggtTAAGCGAAGggaaatatgtaataagCCAAAACGAGACAGAACataatcataataatagcaCACTAGATAAAGAGCGAATTAAGCACATTGATCAAATGATAGAAGaacatttaataaaaaataaagaaaacataaagactaatttaaaaaaaaatatatataattattctgatatagaaaattatatagcccaaaaagaaaacaacAAATTAAAGACGACTATACTAATTGATACTCGGCCTAATGCTTCTTTTAGTtcattactattattaaatgataaaaaaacaaaaataaataatcatataccgttttcaataaatataccatatcattattttataaacagTAACCaggaattatataaatatcttACATTTAAAAGTAAATTAGAGTTAAAGAACATTTGCAATGCACATGGGATATTAAATGAACAAAATGTTATAATAGCAACATGTAATAAAGGTATAACTGCttgtattttaatatatattttatatcatctAAATGCCCctttttctaatttaaTACTATACAATGGAAGTTTTTccgaatataaatattataagcaTAATATTTCGTAG
- a CDS encoding eukaryotic translation initiation factor 5, putative: protein MSYINIPRDRNDPNYRYKMPKLISKIEGRGNGIRTNITNMGDIARALKRPPMYPTKFFGCELGTMVKFEENEEKAIVNGAHKENDLVNILDKFIEMYVLCPHCLLPETDIIVKKGFLICKCNACGNIGQLNNSHKIATYMIKNPPQISTVGSKKKKVKEKKGDKNGKSKNDKADKGAGDNNDDSKNGILQPGGYHDNNSSDDACTDKSNPNNSSTNNNKKDKKSKSKKDKGKKKLEDNFVLEKELLHYESFEIKEVIDRLRTLVVTFPNISDNDFCEELRVLQVSQCFDSKCRMFICLCALFDDKISKELLEKNIKYLKKINDTSVTTMDIFLALEYYVNKIATTAITIYPYILQVLYNNDMLESKDIIKRYDEEDDASVASVSNNKKGSNSNNINNVDEKQKEYNECYEKCKCMAKHFVNWLKQNDSDEEESDDDDEPSSNNIATSYKVKSLRNNDNNKSKEKSNLNGNDKPFEDSKSEKNDDEEFLDAKDGLNNTADEEEEIDIDAI from the coding sequence ATGtcatacataaatataccAAGGGATCGTAATGATCCAAATTATAGATATAAGATGCCTAAGTTAATCTCAAAAATAGAAGGTAGAGGAAATGGAATAAGaacaaatataacaaaCATGGGTGACATAGCTAGAGCGTTAAAAAGACCACCTATGTATCcaacaaaattttttggTTGTGAATTAGGAACAATGGTTAAGtttgaagaaaatgaagaaaaggCTATAGTTAATGGTGCacataaagaaaatgatttaGTAAATATCCttgataaatttatagAGATGTATGTTTTATGCCCACATTGTTTGTTACCTGAAACGGatattattgtaaaaaaagggTTTCTAATATGCAAATGTAATGCCTGTGGAAATATAGGACAGCTTAATAATTCTCATAAAATCGCTACatatatgataaagaaTCCACCTCAAATTAGTACAGTAGGTagtaaaaagaaaaaagttaaagagaaaaaagGTGACAAAAATGGgaaaagtaaaaatgataaagcAGACAAAGGAGCAGgtgataataatgatgattcaaaaaatggaatattACAACCAGGAGGTTATCACGATAATAATAGTTCAGATGATGCATGTACAGACAAAAGTAATCCAAATAATAGTAGCACCAACAATAATAAGAaggataaaaaaagtaaatccaaaaaagataaaggaaaaaagaaattagaagataattttgtattagaaaaagaattattaCATTATGAAAGTTTTGAAATTAAAGAAGTAATAGATAGATTAAGAACATTAGTTGTAACCTTTCCAAATATAAGTGATAATGATTTTTGTGAAGAATTACGTGTTTTACAAGTATCTCAATGTTTTGATTCGAAATGCAGAATGTTTATTTGTTTGTGTGCATTAtttgatgataaaatatcaaaagagttattagaaaaaaatataaaatatttaaaaaaaattaatgataCATCAGTAACTACtatggatatatttttagctTTAGAATATTATGTAAACAAAATAGCAACAACCGCTATAACCATttatccatatattttacaagtcttatataataatgatatgcTCGAAAGCAAAGACATAATTAAACGATATGACGAGGAGGATGATGCAAGTGTTGCATCGgtatcaaataataaaaaaggaagcaatagtaataatattaacaatgttgatgaaaaacaaaaagaatataacgAATGCtatgaaaaatgtaaatgtATGGCAAAGCATTTTGTTAACTggttaaaacaaaatgattCGGATGAAGAAGAATCAGATGATGACGACGAACCAAGTAGCAACAATATTGCCACAAGTTATAAAGTGAAATCTTTACGAAATAatgacaataataaaagtaaagaaaaaagtaaCTTAAATGGAAATGATAAACCATTTGAAGATTCAAAgagtgaaaaaaatgatgatgaagaaTTTTTAGATGCAAAAGATGGACTTAACAATACAGCagatgaagaagaagaaattGATATTGACGCTATTTAA